AGTCACTCAGCAGGCACTCAGCACGGTGATGACACCTTcccctggatgctgctgctcctgctgaaggcAGACACGCTCCCACAAGGACaccagatgctgctgctgtctgcagttTACTCAAGTGACGAGCAGGCACgtgcctggggctgggaagcagcccaAGGCAGGGAATGCCACAGGAGCCTAGAGGGGCTGCTAAGCTCTCATGAGAACAAGCCTACCACAGGCCACAAAGATTGGCTCTCAATCACAGAGCCTGCtccaaaaagggaagaaataaagaagggCAGGCCTGAGCAATGTATGGCTGAATGTTTcaagggctggctgtgctcttcACAAATCACAGCACCTCCCAGATCAAAGCTATGGACTCCAGGAACTGTGTGGCTTCCTTGGAACACATGGAAATAATTCATTTTGTCATTACTAACCACCAGGTTCTGTGGGATGTCAGGGAGATGTCATCTTCTGCAGTACAAGGGTAATGACTGAGAGAAATGACCCTGAGAAATCCCAGCCTCACTGAGCACAAACTGTAACTGCTGCACCCAGATCCTTCCCACCTGGACTTGTCCATTCTATCTTATCAAGCAAAACCTGCACAACTCTTCCTACTGCTTTTAATCCCCTGAAGAAAGGACTTACAGATCAAATACGCTCTTCTTGCAGGCCAGGCCAGCACTAATTCCTTGAGGAGACTTTGCCCCTCTGGGTGCTACCACATAATTTCTGTGTCATCAACACCttgcctgcacacacagctccatgGAGCCTTCATACCTCCTAAATCCACCCTCAGactttccttttccatccaTGGCTTCAATCTGCAAGTGCCATCTGCACTCCCACCCACTCTCACTAACTTGCACTAAACTGATTTAATGATTAAATGCTCAACACTGAACATGGCTGACTGGTCTGAGATCTGGAATACCCTTCCCCATGCTGAGGTTTCCCGCAGGTAGGTCCAGGCTTTGAGCTCTCTCACCTGTGAGACTGTGATGCCACACTTCTTGGCTAGCTCTTCTTTGGCTTCCTCACTGGGATAAGGGTTGCTGAGATGGGAATAGAAATACTCATTCAGGATTTCCGTGGCTTGCTTGTTGAAGTTTCGTCTCTTCCGCCTTCATGTGAAGAAAGAatgggaagcagaaggaaaaggaaagggaatcaGCACCAGGGATCCAAAAATAGAAAGCAATTTTAGATACTCTTGAGTTTCTcactttcctccctcccccatcTGCTTGCATGGAGTGCAAGACTCACGGCCAGGAAGTTTCTGATCTGCCCCTTGCTGGTGACTGCTCTCTCAGCACCTTTCAAAGCAAGCAAGTCTCCATCTCAAATTTATCACTGTATCCTCCAGCTCACAGTGGAGTCTGAAAATTGGCATCCAGCTCCTCCACCTGGGAAGGTGACTCCTGACACCTGGCTGTCGTGACCAAAGACAGTGCTACTCTGCAAGGCTCATTGCTGAGGAAGTAGAGCTGAATATATCCTTGGGGAAGTCTGTTCCATTCACACCTAGGCATTACTACCGGTCTGCCATCTCCTTCCTTGTACCCCTGGTGTGGCTGCCTCTCCTCCCCATAGCAAGCTACAGCCCAAGCTGCAGACTGCACCTAAACAGATtgggaaatgaaataattttacagcaACTTGAAAATCTGGGGCAATAAAAACAGTGAGAAAAGAATGGGAATCTAGAGGGGGACAGGATGGCCTGGAGGATAAACTTTCATCCCTAACTGAAGTGCATGTTTGCACCACAGAGGCTTGTTGCAATGTGCCACAGGATTTCCTTCTGCCACAGCAAAACCAGGATGTGCAATTCTCAAGGTGCAGCTGGGAGCCTCACCAATGGGTGGTTTGAATTGCAGTCCCCTCCCCTGTTGAGCCACAGACACCTAAGGGAtaaagaattcacagaattccctgaatgactaggttggaagagatcttcaagatcattgagtccaacccttgccctaacacctcaactaaaccatggcaaaaaaagaaggcaaaaaccCCCTCTGGCTCAAGACACAGCCCTTCAGCTGGGCCTGCATTTTACTCCAGAACCAAACCTGCCCAATGAACCTCCTGGACCCGAAGGGCACTGCAGAAAGGTTTAGTGGGCTGTGGGCTCACCGTGCGTCCAGGAACCGCGAGCGCAGGATCATGACGGCTTCGCACGTgctctgcttcagctgcatCTGGATGGAGCTGAACTTGCGGTGGATGATGCTCACCATCCGCTCGATCTCCTTGGGCGAGATGGGCCGGGTCCGGCTCTGCTCGCGCAGCAGGTTCATCACGTGGGTGGTGAACTCGTTGCACGCCTGGGatggcaggaaaagcaaaagaaacccCAGGATGGGAAGGTCATTCGGTGGTGTCCAGGATAGGGCAGAGGCAGCGTGGCTACGGGAGGAGATGGGAGTGCAGGCTGTGGAAATTTAGGGCACTGGGAATGTTTCTTTGTCTGCTCTGGGATGCCCTGACctccaggggagcactgactttgaccctcattcatggagaaagtttcctagacttcaagatagactggaacccacaaaagtgtgaaacagattatagagagtagtgtaAGTGTATCATTTGttgagaaatttaggttttgggatttttagtatgctgtggatggaagcaagatggagggcacagggtgtcgtcctgggtttcttcttcatgcttcttcttccttcttcttcatgggtttgggtcCATTTTGTAATTGagcagaaaagtccacattgcaggccctgtgggatcagttattgggctaaaaggggaaataatctaggtgtcagttcttaattggatagtttagtcttaaaagaccttgtaacaagagattgctagccattttgtgccttctaatgaaaagctgccgAACTCACAGTACTGTTTTacagtacttttatttttttacaagtttttttttttacaacagtTTTTTTTACAACAGTTTACAGAACTGTTTTACTgctaagaaataataaacacttgagtCCGAACACAAATTACTATCTCAAGTACCTTCaatccaaacccaaaaaaaccaacaactaaTGCCCCCACACAGGCCTCGCTGGCTGGGCTTTCCAGAGCAGGCTCAGAGCAAGAACGTGCTGGGTTCAGGGGatgatgccttaggattttagcttttgtatttttcagatcctgtactgcattagtgtataactctgaactccatACAGAGTGTTAGTTAACTCTCTTCACgttttggtcagacaaaacaattcctctggGCCTGAAactcaaggacacctcactgcctcaggccctgagaagtataaacaaaagtgaattggGAGGGGAGCAAACTACAGGTatatgacttcattacctgaagctgtaattggagaATTAACTCCTGATATGCAAATAGACCAAACTTTATGTGTCTGAAAAACTCATGACATGGTTCAATTTGGGTGTAGCCCCCTGGGGAGGCTTCATCTGCCCTTCATGTACCTGAAGGCCTTCCATTAAATATATCCACTTTTATCCTTTTAActttgtctggcctctgtttctAGCTAAGCTTGAAATAGGCATCAGGGAGAGAGAAATCTCCCTGGTCTGTCAAGCACAGGGTGTGAGAGACTCCCAACAATCATGCTGGGAAAGTCAGGACCTGATTTCATTGCTCTCAGGGGGATCatggatggagctggggcagatGAAGCCCTAGGATTCACAAAAAGCATGAAGAAGTCCCAGCCACTATTTTCCTGGTTGTGACTGGAGGAGCTATAGATTTTTCTGAGGAGGACCATGAACCTTTTGACCCACTGCCCCTCCTCCTACAGCCCCACCAtgtgtcctgcagagccccttgTGCttcacaggagcagctctgtgctcctggcacATCAGGTAAGAAGTAAATAAGGATAATAATTAAAGCCTGAGTGAGGCAGGAGCCCTGACAAATAAGGGCAAGCAGGTAACAATCCCAATTActttgctgctggcacagcactgtctggctgctcctgctgtccccatgctgtGCCTTGAGGACAGGGCAGCGAGAGGAGCCAGGGGACAAGGGGGGCATTTTGAAGCCAGATCAAGGCCACttcattttcccctccctcaTTCCCATGAGCACCTCGTTGGCATGACTGGATCCTCTGATTCCCAGAATGAAGCCCCAAAACCAAGTGGACAGTGATGGCTGGAGAAGCCTTTGGTGCTCCTGGGATGCCggtggctgctctggggacaaTGTCTGCAGCTCCCATGCCACAATGGGGAAaaaggggctggcaggggaaaTAAACACAGGATTTGTAGACTTGCTGTGTCTTACTCCACCCTTCCAAGCTGAATTTCCACCATGGCTCAGACCCAACAAGGAGACATCCCCAAGGCCAGCTCCAGAGGCTGACTCCCATCTGCCAGGATGAGCGCTGGCTCATCCAGACACCCCAGCAATTTCAGATCATCTCCTCTTGGCATGAAATAAAGATCATTAAAGGCAAAATCACCACTGATTGCCGTGctgacccagcagcagccagactgAGAAGCCAGGGGCTGAGCTTCCAACAGCTGGATTGGAGAGAGTGGGAAGGAGGTGGAAAAACCCTGAgccatggagctgcaggaatgtggGTGATGGTACCAGAGATGGTGAACCAGCAGAGCCACTTGCAAAGCCACTCAGTGGCAAAACCAAACCCTGTCAGTGGATTGTGAGAAGGAAAGATGTGGCCCATTCCACCCTCTGGGCCTGGCTGAAGGCTTCTCTCTCCTGGGTGTCTCTTTGAGGAGCAAAAGAGAAGTAAAACCAGAATCAGAacatcaaacaaacaaaactccttCCCAAggggaggaagaagcagaaagtcCTGAAAGTCCTTCCCTGAagcctgtccctgtctgtgccAAGGGCCTCTCCTTAGACTTGGGTAGCAGAGGACATGAGGTCTCTCTACCCCTCTTCAGCCTGAAAGATGATCCCTGATGCGCTCTCCGCTCCCACCCCTGTGGGATGGCTGAggctcctccctgtgcctcaAGGGAGCGACAGCAAGGGCTGAGGAGAGCCACCAAAGGTCATCCTTCCAATcagccctctgcctgctccctgcctgccctaAGGCCCTCCAAGATGCCTCTCATGGCATGACTCTGCTTGGCTGCTCCATTaccagagccctgcctggccacCCTGACTCCAAGAGCTCTAACCCTGGGGCACCCTTCCCTCAGCTTGGCCAATGTGGCCATGGGGATGAGACATCCCCCAGCCCTACCACACATCCAGTTAGCCAGGTAAAGTGGAGGCTTTTACTGGATCTAAACCAGAGATCTAAAAGCCCCCTGGGCCCTGGCAGTGGAGCTTGTCCTGCACCCAAAGATGCGATGCCTTCTTGTTCACATCCATAAACCATAACCTTGGGGTAGAAACCACAAGAGCAAGGTGCACAGCGGCCAAGAGAGGTCTGCAAAACATCTGGAAGCATTTGAAAGCAACTGGTTTTGAGCACTGACCTGCAAAGCTCTTCATGAAATTGTCGGTGTTACCAATAGCTGTGTTCATAACCCaagtagtttttcttttttaacgGAAATTTACtacaagattatttttttttctccctggaaaaagagcttttcaaggagaaaatataTTCAACTAAGATTCTGGTTCAAGTCTTGCTTGGACATTGTCATCACGGAGGCCAGCATATCAGAGAGGCCTTTTCCTTCATAGGGCCAATTCTGGGTAAGATATCAGGGGAGGAGTGAAAAGTGAAAATCCAAGGGGCAACCCATACTGTGGccacagctctcttcacagagagcagcaggcacaacttcccaagggttcttcctggggaaggcagtgagagcctcagagaagaagagaaaacaattcttatctctattcactgctcctgtagtttggcacatgtggaatgtgttatggagattgtttacccaaagtgatttGTTAACTGGACACTGGTGAAGGTTGTTTTGATTCCTTGGCCattgggtcaaagctgtgtcctggctgtctcagacagtcatgggtttttctttagtatctcTTCAGTATGTAATTTAGTGTAGTGTTAGTGTAATACAGTACAGattaataaagcatttgttcagccttctgaatcatggagtcagaaCACATTATTCCCTACACTGGGGTCGCCCTGCATCGATACGCATACCCCTCACGCCACATCCCAGCATAAAACCCCAACCCTGCCAACCCTAAAAGAAGCATGTTCTCACTCTAGCACCCAGAGCCCATACACTCCTAACAACAGATGTCAGTAGCGATCCAGGCTGCGCAGATCCACGCTCTGCTCCCATCCAGCCCACCACCACGAAGGAGCCTGTTACCTGCTCGTACTTCTCCAGCTCCGTGTGGTAGATCTGTCTGATCTGGGACAGTTTGGCTCTGTAGTCAGAGTGCTCCACCGAGTTGTCGGAGCCGGCTCCTCCGgacgcggcggcggcggcggcggcggcggctgagCCCCCTCCTTTTTCGGGGCCCGCCACCCCCTCGGCCAGCAGCATGTTGTCTAACCTCATCAGCTGGGGGTCCGTGGGCTCCTCCTCCTGCGCCCCCCGGatgctcagcactgcaggagaCACAATGGGGAGAGGAAAGCCTGAGTCAAACCTGGGCTTTAATTCATGGCAGCCTGTCCCAAGTTGGATTGACTCCATCAGCAGGGGTTTTGTCCCTTCCCAACAGGTTCCCCAAAAGGCATCCTGATGCTGCAAGTACTCAGCACCAAGTTTGGCTTCACTCATCACTACTTAGcactccagctccctgctcctctccctctttcctgcAGGACAGAAGTAGGGCAGACCTGGCAGTGAGCTCACCACAGAGCCACACTTTCTGCTCAAACAAGCAGCAAAACTCCTagcaacagcaaacaaaaaaaccaataaatgTACCCATACTTGCTGCCAGAAGCGACAGGGACCATATCCAGACTCAAGCATGAGATGGGAAGTTGGAAGGGAAGTCTCTAGCCCTGATTCCATCTCGCTCAGGGGTCCTCTCATGTCACCCAACATGTCATTTACATCAACCCCACATGGCAGAGAAAGACGCACAGAgcctgaggcagctgtgccttgGTTTCCACATCCTGAAATATGGACTGTGGAGAGGGCTTGAAGTCCATGCTTTTAGCCATGCACTGGGAACACGTAAAAAACacatatgaaataattttattcttggaaaaatgccttttctttaaGAATCCAGTCATTCCACTGATGCTGAGAAAAGGAGCAATGATGAATTAATCCTCCCAAAGTGACTTTTCAAGAAGAGAATCCTCCTCCCATCTTTGTGCTCCCTGCCTAAATTACTGCTCCAAGTAGAAATTATCCTGTGAAGGCTTTCCTGGAAAAATAACCCAACAGCTTGGGATGTCCTATGCACCTAAAATGAAGGTGCCCTATGTGCTCCCCCCTGCATCCCCCTCCATGGTCTGTGTTCAAAACACAGAATGATAATGTGAGATTTCCACAGGCACACATGCACAGCTGCATAATAAacagcataaataaaataaatccttgatgagcaaatgaaaaaaggcatttcctAAGGGAAAACAATGGTATTTCCCCATCTCAATCTGAAACACGGGCTCTGAGCACACACTCTTTGCACatccagagctgggaaatgctgcGTGGATTTTGACAAAGCCATGCCTGCTGACACCTGAGATGAATTTGACCCCCTCCCAACCCATGGCACAAACAAGAGCAAGTGATTATTcctgtcatttaaaataaaaaagtagcGGAAGATCTGTTagcaacaagaaataaaatcacagcagctaaaaaaccccagcaaccACCGGGTATGATCTTCCCTACTCTGCAATAAGTTAAAGATACAGCTATTATCAGTATAAAATTGAAGTAAAAGACCCTGTTGAGAGGTTTGGTTAAGACtaaaaagagcttttctgaAAAGCCTCAAAGCCTACTGAAATTACTATTTTCAGGACATTTCACtcattcatttaattttattttattcatacaTTTGGACCAGTTACTCATTCATGCATTTATTGGCATTTTTTGTGATTAAAATATGCACTGTCAACAACGGTGGGAAGGTgggcagaaaaaaagcccaagaaCAGTAAAACtggaactaaaaataaataattccatgCTAGGGAGGATCATTTCTATATGGAAGAATGAGGACAGAGTGCCAAATTTAAGCTGAGCCCTCAGGAGACAGGACCAGCCCTCCCCCCACCACGGGAGGCTTCCCATGGCACCCAGCCATGATAAATAGATCCTAGGGGAGAGGATAGATTTCATCAAGAAAATGGTTTGGGGTCTATGGTCCATAAACTGAAATATGAGGCAAAAGTAGCCAAATCCCttaaaaagagaagaggaaagttGACAGGATGCAGTAGGGAGAGAGACTTGCCATGAAAATATAGAGAATAAATTCCTAttctttcagaacaaaaaaataaaataaaaatcagtcaATTAAAGCACATCAAAAGCCCaaatacaaaaggaaatcaacacaggttaaaaaaaaaattaaaaaacacctcaaataaacaaatcaaaagCGGAGTTGCCAAAACAGGTGCATCTGGATTtcaaaagggaaatatttttagattaaaaatctCAGGAATCATTGACCTGACAGGTAGGCACGAGTGATTAATTAGTTTATGTTTAGAGAGCTGCTTCCTGATGAAAAGTGCTGTGTATTCCTGGGAGCTTTATTCCTGTGCCACACGCACAGACCAGCATCCAGTGGAGGAGATGTGTCCCCCACAGCAGAGACCTGAACCCAGCCTGGGCTTGGCTGCTCACTCAGAATAAAGCCTGTGAGTAAATAAACAGAAAGGCCAATGTGTCTAAGCAGGACTGATGCTGCTTATTTATCCCTGAAAGGCTGTGCTCAGCCGAGGAGAAGACAAAATGATTATTTAAAAGCTCCTTTTTTATCTTCCCAGCACTGGACCCAGC
This sequence is a window from Motacilla alba alba isolate MOTALB_02 chromosome 8, Motacilla_alba_V1.0_pri, whole genome shotgun sequence. Protein-coding genes within it:
- the PBX1 gene encoding pre-B-cell leukemia transcription factor 1 isoform X2, yielding MDDQPRLMHTHSGVGMPGHPGLSQHMQDGPGGAEGEAGRKQDIGDILQQIMTITDQSLDEAQARKHALNCHRMKPALFNVLCEIKEKTVLSIRGAQEEEPTDPQLMRLDNMLLAEGVAGPEKGGGSAAAAAAAAASGGAGSDNSVEHSDYRAKLSQIRQIYHTELEKYEQACNEFTTHVMNLLREQSRTRPISPKEIERMVSIIHRKFSSIQMQLKQSTCEAVMILRSRFLDARRKRRNFNKQATEILNEYFYSHLSNPYPSEEAKEELAKKCGITVSQVSNWFGNKRIRYKKNIGKFQEEANIYAAKTAVTATNVSAHGSQANSPSTPNSAGGYPSPCYQPDRRIQ